From Salvia splendens isolate huo1 chromosome 16, SspV2, whole genome shotgun sequence, a single genomic window includes:
- the LOC121770036 gene encoding uncharacterized protein LOC121770036 isoform X1 has product MGTKVDSKGYFPGYYLMRDLNEDSSSSSWPLCYGDKAILNRQYYNGFMPRRAMDGYPGYGKDALKQKMLEHEAVFKNQVYELHRLYQNQRAIMEEHRRKELHRIRPSIEPSSSSNLRGPQVPSKEAWKWHMPGFPMLNSTYERTSVSGIEIANSPMSCTKWNANAQTGHFPFQNGSFSVKDSELLDSRPLKVRKKSFDLELPADEYIDTDEGKESPDCKGSHVSSWAPNGRLKSGPETQKSVGHIGATTDCRIDVSASGSCLENPIRLADLNEPIDVEEETAPLSTNFFGHSSINRHTNGVNQHAMSNVGYLGANAKTAHYRDGFMINSSVESKVNERGPLSHIYEAGSSKSNFYSVTPGLQQDKYHPVQCMLNPYDYPPGMYLASHSREDSLREGNHHHLESSNKSRTQSNHRFMDPHMASNTPGSGPFFSSSYFSGTWPHAVSSWGKPAKVFNQKMTALDSCLNQAAAMDRGLQTSAQCRENFGGKWRVGDDFRLNPGLGGELSTRDGFYHGSASGTKDMKVHLPSSCVDYLNCSRGENIASDRRTNHGYGHFPKGSSFADSKPAIDINLNELVSKSSSNEVTVLQDVPTVDDKGKPEGYISSLPWLKNKPARANDAANFRNYVHDSSSQLSCKTEIVRDLNEPFTPIVKLDLSETKTARNQNIKKILGFPIFEAGDLKNEPFPHVSSSASFSCPRDGNGVIKERKNRVIDINLEYEPEEEVVEKEKQTKCGVVRDFIDLNSCITDCEEALVPSYGNKTGKVMLDIDLESPALPEKESHEDAASAVVSLKLENKTNSSQDEVLRTAAEAIVDMSSSCLKMHLEESNSIDRMEASLAESFMWFVNTVSLCPDESASTDIDGLLKDLSEEMDYFEEMTLQIPETKEEDYMPTPFVPELQKKEEAVVNAVTRPRRGQSRRGRQRRDFQRDILPGLTSLSRYEVTEDIQTFGGMMRATGHRWVSGLARRNGTRNGGGRGWRRAVAETVPTASPTPLIERINSIDAGLEDRSLTGWGKTPRRPRRQRCPAVGNPPAVVLT; this is encoded by the exons ATGGGAACAAAAGTAGATAGCAAAGGCTATTTTCCGGGATATTACCTCATGAGAGATCTTAATGAGGATTCTAGCAGTAGTAGCTGGCCCCTTTGTTACGGAGATAAGGCTATCTTGAACAGACAATATTACAATGGCTTCATGCCCAGGAGAGCAATGGATGGTTATCCTGGGTATGGCAAGGATGCATTGAAGCAGAAAATGCTTGAACATGAGGCTGTTTTTAAGAATCAG GTTTATGAACTCCACCGACTTTACCAGAACCAAAGAGCTATAATGGAAGAACACAGAAGGAAAGAACTGCATAGAATCCGACCATCAATAGAGCCTTCATCATCGTCAAATCTCAGAGGGCCTCAAGTTCCATCAAAAGAAGCTTGGAAATGGCACATGCCGGGCTTTCCTATGTTGAATTCTACTTATGAAAGAACATCTGTATCTGGGATTGAAATTGCTAATTCTCCTATGAGTTGTACGAAATGGAATGCCAATGCACAAACTGGCCATTTTCCATTCCAGAATGGGTCTTTTTCTGTAAAAGACTCTGAACTGTTAGATTCAAGACCGTTGAAGGTGAGGAAGAAGTCGTTTGATCTTGAGCTACCAGCGGATGAATACATTGACACTGATGAAGGCAAAGAATCACCGGATTGCAAAGGATCACATGTATCAAGTTGGGCTCCTAACGGAAGGCTAAAAAGTGGGCCTGAAACTCAGAAATCTGTTGGGCATATTGGTGCAACAACTGATTGTAGGATAGATGTCTCAGCTTCTGGTTCTTGTTTGGAGAACCCTATTAGGTTGGCTGATCTTAATGAACCCATAGATGTTGAAGAGGAAACTGCTCCTTTGTCGACTAATTTCTTTGGCCATAGCTCTATCAACCGACATACTAATGGTGTAAATCAGCATGCTATGTCGAATGTCGGTTATTTGGGTGCAAATGCCAAAACAGCACATTACAGGGATGGTTTTATGATTAACTCATCTGTTGAGAGTAAAGTTAATGAGAGGGGACCTCTTTCCCATATTTATGAAGCAG GGTCCAGCAAAAGTAACTTCTATTCAGTAACTCCTGGTCTTCAGCAAGATAAGTATCATCCAGTGCAATGCATGCTCAATCCATATGATTATCCTCCTGGAATGTATCTGGCTTCACATAGTCGAGAAGATTCTTTGAGGGAGGGAAACCACCATCATCTAGAATCCTCTAATAAAAGTCGCACTCAGTCCAATCATAGATTCATGGATCCCCATATGGCTTCTAACACACCTGGCTCGGGCCCATTCTTTAGTTCATCTTATTTTTCTGGTACGTGGCCTCACGCTGTCTCATCCTGGGGAAAACCAGCTAAAGTCTTTAATCAGAAGATGACCGCGCTGGATTCATGTCTGAACCAGGCCGCAGCAATGGATCGAGGGCTGCAGACTTCAGCACAGTGCCGGGAAAACTTTGGAGGAAAGTGGCGTGTGGGTGACGACTTCAGGTTGAACCCTGGTTTGGGTGGTGAGCTGTCGACGCGGGATGGTTTTTATCATGGATCTGCCTCAgggacaaaagatatgaaagtTCACTTGCCCTCGTCGTGCGTTGATTACCTTAACTGCAGTAGGGGCGAAAATATAGCATCTGACCGCAGGACTAATCATGGATATGGCCATTTCCCAAAAGGGTCCTCCTTTGCAGATTCAAAACCTGCGATAGATATTAACTTGAACGAGTTGGTTTCAAAGAGCTCGTCTAATGAGGTAACAGTCCTGCAAGATGTTCCTACGGTAGATGACAAAGGTAAGCCTGAAGGCTACATATCTTCATTGCCCTGGCTTAAAAATAAGCCGGCCCGTGCTAATGATGCTGCAAATTTTAGAAACTACGTCCATGATTCTTCCAGTCAATTGTCTTGCAAAACTGAAATTGTTAGAGATCTTAATGAGCCATTCACCCCAATAGTGAAGTTAGATTTGAGTGAGACGAAGACAGCCAGGAATCAGAATATTAAGAAAATTCTGGGTTTCCCTATTTTTGAAGCAGGTGATCTGAAAAATGAGCCCTTTCCCCATGTTTCCTCCTCGGCAAGTTTTAGTTGCCCTCGTGATGGAAACGGTGTCATTAAGGAAAGGAAGAATAGAGTAATCGATATAAACCTAGAGTATGAACCAGAAGAAGAGGTTGTGGAGAAAGAAAAGCAAACAAAATGTGGTGTTGTCAGGGACTTCATTGACTTGAATTCGTGTATAACTGACTGTGAAGAGGCTTTAGTACCTTCTTACGGGAACAAGACCGGTAAGGTGATGCTTGACATAGATTTGGAATCTCCTGCTCTTCCcgagaaagaatcccacgagGATGCTGCGAGTGCAGTAGTATCATTAAAGCTGGAAAATAAAACCAATTCGTCACAGGATGAAGTTCTTAGAACTGCAGCTGAAGCAATTGTTGATATGTCATCATCCTGTCTGAAAATGCATCTAGAGGAGAGTAACAGCATTGATCGTATGGAAGCTTCCTTGGCAGAATCGTTTATGTGGTTTGTCAACACCGTGTCCTTGTGTCCAGATGAAAGTGCATCCACAGATATAGACGGCTTGCTAAAGGACTTATCCGAGGAGATGGATTATTTTGAGGAAATGACATTGCAAATACCAGAGACAAAGGAGGAGGATTACATGCCAACTCCCTTCGTCCCAGAGCtccagaagaaggaagaggcTGTGGTTAATGCAGTAACAAGGCCACGAAGGGGTCAGTCGAGGAGAGGGAGGCAGCGGAGGGACTTCCAAAGGGACATCCTTCCGGGTCTGACATCACTGTCGCGTTATGAGGTAACTGAAGATATCCAGACATTTGGGGGTATGATGAGAGCCACAGGGCATCGCTGGGTTTCGGGGCTGGCCAGAAGAAACGGCACCAGAAATGGGGGTGGGCGGGGCTGGAGACGAGCTGTGGCGGAGACAGTCCCTACTGCCTCTCCAACCCCACTAATAGAGCGAATCAACAGCATAGATGCTGGTTTGGAGGATAGAAGCCTGACGGGGTGGGGGAAGACGCCAAGGCGCCCCAGACGGCAGAGATGCCCAGCAGTAGGTAATCCTCCTGCTGTGGTGTTAACTTAA
- the LOC121770036 gene encoding uncharacterized protein LOC121770036 isoform X2 has protein sequence MEEHRRKELHRIRPSIEPSSSSNLRGPQVPSKEAWKWHMPGFPMLNSTYERTSVSGIEIANSPMSCTKWNANAQTGHFPFQNGSFSVKDSELLDSRPLKVRKKSFDLELPADEYIDTDEGKESPDCKGSHVSSWAPNGRLKSGPETQKSVGHIGATTDCRIDVSASGSCLENPIRLADLNEPIDVEEETAPLSTNFFGHSSINRHTNGVNQHAMSNVGYLGANAKTAHYRDGFMINSSVESKVNERGPLSHIYEAGSSKSNFYSVTPGLQQDKYHPVQCMLNPYDYPPGMYLASHSREDSLREGNHHHLESSNKSRTQSNHRFMDPHMASNTPGSGPFFSSSYFSGTWPHAVSSWGKPAKVFNQKMTALDSCLNQAAAMDRGLQTSAQCRENFGGKWRVGDDFRLNPGLGGELSTRDGFYHGSASGTKDMKVHLPSSCVDYLNCSRGENIASDRRTNHGYGHFPKGSSFADSKPAIDINLNELVSKSSSNEVTVLQDVPTVDDKGKPEGYISSLPWLKNKPARANDAANFRNYVHDSSSQLSCKTEIVRDLNEPFTPIVKLDLSETKTARNQNIKKILGFPIFEAGDLKNEPFPHVSSSASFSCPRDGNGVIKERKNRVIDINLEYEPEEEVVEKEKQTKCGVVRDFIDLNSCITDCEEALVPSYGNKTGKVMLDIDLESPALPEKESHEDAASAVVSLKLENKTNSSQDEVLRTAAEAIVDMSSSCLKMHLEESNSIDRMEASLAESFMWFVNTVSLCPDESASTDIDGLLKDLSEEMDYFEEMTLQIPETKEEDYMPTPFVPELQKKEEAVVNAVTRPRRGQSRRGRQRRDFQRDILPGLTSLSRYEVTEDIQTFGGMMRATGHRWVSGLARRNGTRNGGGRGWRRAVAETVPTASPTPLIERINSIDAGLEDRSLTGWGKTPRRPRRQRCPAVGNPPAVVLT, from the exons ATGGAAGAACACAGAAGGAAAGAACTGCATAGAATCCGACCATCAATAGAGCCTTCATCATCGTCAAATCTCAGAGGGCCTCAAGTTCCATCAAAAGAAGCTTGGAAATGGCACATGCCGGGCTTTCCTATGTTGAATTCTACTTATGAAAGAACATCTGTATCTGGGATTGAAATTGCTAATTCTCCTATGAGTTGTACGAAATGGAATGCCAATGCACAAACTGGCCATTTTCCATTCCAGAATGGGTCTTTTTCTGTAAAAGACTCTGAACTGTTAGATTCAAGACCGTTGAAGGTGAGGAAGAAGTCGTTTGATCTTGAGCTACCAGCGGATGAATACATTGACACTGATGAAGGCAAAGAATCACCGGATTGCAAAGGATCACATGTATCAAGTTGGGCTCCTAACGGAAGGCTAAAAAGTGGGCCTGAAACTCAGAAATCTGTTGGGCATATTGGTGCAACAACTGATTGTAGGATAGATGTCTCAGCTTCTGGTTCTTGTTTGGAGAACCCTATTAGGTTGGCTGATCTTAATGAACCCATAGATGTTGAAGAGGAAACTGCTCCTTTGTCGACTAATTTCTTTGGCCATAGCTCTATCAACCGACATACTAATGGTGTAAATCAGCATGCTATGTCGAATGTCGGTTATTTGGGTGCAAATGCCAAAACAGCACATTACAGGGATGGTTTTATGATTAACTCATCTGTTGAGAGTAAAGTTAATGAGAGGGGACCTCTTTCCCATATTTATGAAGCAG GGTCCAGCAAAAGTAACTTCTATTCAGTAACTCCTGGTCTTCAGCAAGATAAGTATCATCCAGTGCAATGCATGCTCAATCCATATGATTATCCTCCTGGAATGTATCTGGCTTCACATAGTCGAGAAGATTCTTTGAGGGAGGGAAACCACCATCATCTAGAATCCTCTAATAAAAGTCGCACTCAGTCCAATCATAGATTCATGGATCCCCATATGGCTTCTAACACACCTGGCTCGGGCCCATTCTTTAGTTCATCTTATTTTTCTGGTACGTGGCCTCACGCTGTCTCATCCTGGGGAAAACCAGCTAAAGTCTTTAATCAGAAGATGACCGCGCTGGATTCATGTCTGAACCAGGCCGCAGCAATGGATCGAGGGCTGCAGACTTCAGCACAGTGCCGGGAAAACTTTGGAGGAAAGTGGCGTGTGGGTGACGACTTCAGGTTGAACCCTGGTTTGGGTGGTGAGCTGTCGACGCGGGATGGTTTTTATCATGGATCTGCCTCAgggacaaaagatatgaaagtTCACTTGCCCTCGTCGTGCGTTGATTACCTTAACTGCAGTAGGGGCGAAAATATAGCATCTGACCGCAGGACTAATCATGGATATGGCCATTTCCCAAAAGGGTCCTCCTTTGCAGATTCAAAACCTGCGATAGATATTAACTTGAACGAGTTGGTTTCAAAGAGCTCGTCTAATGAGGTAACAGTCCTGCAAGATGTTCCTACGGTAGATGACAAAGGTAAGCCTGAAGGCTACATATCTTCATTGCCCTGGCTTAAAAATAAGCCGGCCCGTGCTAATGATGCTGCAAATTTTAGAAACTACGTCCATGATTCTTCCAGTCAATTGTCTTGCAAAACTGAAATTGTTAGAGATCTTAATGAGCCATTCACCCCAATAGTGAAGTTAGATTTGAGTGAGACGAAGACAGCCAGGAATCAGAATATTAAGAAAATTCTGGGTTTCCCTATTTTTGAAGCAGGTGATCTGAAAAATGAGCCCTTTCCCCATGTTTCCTCCTCGGCAAGTTTTAGTTGCCCTCGTGATGGAAACGGTGTCATTAAGGAAAGGAAGAATAGAGTAATCGATATAAACCTAGAGTATGAACCAGAAGAAGAGGTTGTGGAGAAAGAAAAGCAAACAAAATGTGGTGTTGTCAGGGACTTCATTGACTTGAATTCGTGTATAACTGACTGTGAAGAGGCTTTAGTACCTTCTTACGGGAACAAGACCGGTAAGGTGATGCTTGACATAGATTTGGAATCTCCTGCTCTTCCcgagaaagaatcccacgagGATGCTGCGAGTGCAGTAGTATCATTAAAGCTGGAAAATAAAACCAATTCGTCACAGGATGAAGTTCTTAGAACTGCAGCTGAAGCAATTGTTGATATGTCATCATCCTGTCTGAAAATGCATCTAGAGGAGAGTAACAGCATTGATCGTATGGAAGCTTCCTTGGCAGAATCGTTTATGTGGTTTGTCAACACCGTGTCCTTGTGTCCAGATGAAAGTGCATCCACAGATATAGACGGCTTGCTAAAGGACTTATCCGAGGAGATGGATTATTTTGAGGAAATGACATTGCAAATACCAGAGACAAAGGAGGAGGATTACATGCCAACTCCCTTCGTCCCAGAGCtccagaagaaggaagaggcTGTGGTTAATGCAGTAACAAGGCCACGAAGGGGTCAGTCGAGGAGAGGGAGGCAGCGGAGGGACTTCCAAAGGGACATCCTTCCGGGTCTGACATCACTGTCGCGTTATGAGGTAACTGAAGATATCCAGACATTTGGGGGTATGATGAGAGCCACAGGGCATCGCTGGGTTTCGGGGCTGGCCAGAAGAAACGGCACCAGAAATGGGGGTGGGCGGGGCTGGAGACGAGCTGTGGCGGAGACAGTCCCTACTGCCTCTCCAACCCCACTAATAGAGCGAATCAACAGCATAGATGCTGGTTTGGAGGATAGAAGCCTGACGGGGTGGGGGAAGACGCCAAGGCGCCCCAGACGGCAGAGATGCCCAGCAGTAGGTAATCCTCCTGCTGTGGTGTTAACTTAA
- the LOC121771377 gene encoding pentatricopeptide repeat-containing protein At2g03380, mitochondrial-like isoform X2, with protein MACSKLKDFGEGRKLHCYIVQMGKPDSFVLTGLVDMYAKCGEVDTSRRVFERIWDRNVVCWTSMILGFVQNNYLREGLLLFNRMRDCSVEANAYTLGIIVTACARLGALHQGKWVHGNVIKNGILVTSYLFTSLLDMYVKCGAVKDACVVLDEICVIDVISWTTMITGYAQNGDADEALHLFTDKKWGGVRPNSVTLSSVLSACGQAGNVLLGSSVHSLGVKLGQDDLYVMNALVDMCAKCRRIKDAVDLFESMVGKDVVSWNSIISGYSHNGYLYEALRLYNQMRTDCFRPDPVTVVAVLSASASFGDIRFCSSIHAYSIKEGFLAFNKVYVGTALLNLYAKCGDAESGRTVFDEMVEWNTVMWSAMIGVIGGYGKQGALSKCLELFNDMVKENVEPTDIIFTTVISACSHTGMITEGWSYFDQMCRVYNFIPSTQHYVCMVDLLARFGNLGEAWEFIEGMSVQPDCGILGSFLHGCSTHERFDLGDLAVRKMIELYPDDAGHYMLMANLDASRGRWDQSIQSSDEEKGIEEGGRICSYRL; from the exons ATG GCGTGTAGTAAGCTGAAGGATTTTGGTGAAGGGAGAAAGCTGCACTGTTACATTGTTCAAATGGGGAAACCGGATAGCTTTGTGTTGACTGGGCTTGTTGACATGTATGCAAAGTGTGGCGAAGTCGACACTTCTCGTAGGGTTTTTGAGAGGATTTGGGACCGGAATGTGGTGTGTTGGACATCAATGATTTTGGGCTTTGTGCAGAATAATTACTTGAGGGAAGGGTTGCTACTGTTTAACCGAATGAGGGATTGCTCGGTGGAAGCAAATGCTTACACTTTAGGGATTATAGTCACAGCGTGTGCAAGATTAGGGGCTTTGCACCAAGGCAAATGGGTGCACGGAAATGTGATTAAAAATGGGATCTTGGTGACTTCCTACCTGTTTACTTCCCTTCTTGATATGTATGTGAAATGTGGGGCTGTCAAGGATGCTTGTGTCGTTCTTGATGAGATTTGTGTCATTGATGTTATTTCGTGGACAACAATGATCACGGGATATGCCCAAAACGGGGATGCTGATGAAGCCTTGCATTTGTTCACCGACAAGAAATGGGGAGGTGTTCGTCCTAATTCGGTTACCTTATCGAGTGTGCTCTCAGCTTGTGGGCAGGCAGGCAATGTCTTGTTGGGTTCATCGGTTCACAGTTTAGGGGTCAAACTAGGACAGGATGATTTATATGTCATGAATGCTCTAGTTGACATGTGTGCAAAGTGTCGTAGGATAAAGGATGCTGTTGATCTGTTTGAGTCTATGGTAGGAAAGGATGTCGTTTCTTGGAACTCAATCATTAGTGGTTATTCTCACAACGGGTACTTGTATGAAGCCCTGAGGTTGTACAATCAAATGAGAACAGATTGCTTTAGGCCTGATCCAGTAACCGTGGTGGCAGTCCTATCTGCTTCCGCTAGCTTTGGAGACATCCGATTTTGCTCTTCCATACATGCTTACTCGATAAAAGAAGGCTTCTTGGCATTCAACAAAGTATATGTTGGCACTGCACTTCTAAATCTGTACGCCAAATGTGGCGATGCAGAGTCTGGTCGCACAGTATTTGACGAGATGGTGGAGTGGAACACAGTCATGTGGAGCGCCATGATTGGTGTGATTGGTGGGTACGGAAAGCAGGGCGCTTTGAGCAAGTGTCTCGAGCTTTTCAACGACATGGTTAAGGAGAATGTTGAGCCAACTGATATAATATTCACGACAGTGATATCTGCCTGCAGCCATACCGGGATGATCACAGAGGGCTGGAGTTACTTTGATCAAATGTGCCGCGTATACAACTTTATCCCCTCTACACAACACTATGTATGCATGGTGGATTTGTTGGCCCGGTTTGGGAACCTGGGGGAAGCTTGGGAGTTCATTGAGGGAATGTCGGTGCAGCCTGATTGCGGTATTCTTGGATCTTTTCTTCACGGATGCAGTACCCATGAAAGGTTTGATCTTGGGGACTTGGCTGTGAGAAAGATGATCGAGCTTTATCCAGACGACGCAGGGCATTATATGCTTATGGCGAACTTAGATGCTTCGAGAGGTAGATGGGATCAGTCAATACAAAGCTCTGATGAAGAGAAGGGGATTGAGGAAGGAGGTCGGATTTGCTCGTATAGACTCTAG
- the LOC121771377 gene encoding pentatricopeptide repeat-containing protein At2g03380, mitochondrial-like isoform X1 → MKKLAFAHFKVATFTSSASHNQQLKSLLLISANPFYRLLNRCKTLSLFQQTHALLIVNGESVDPLLNSKLIGLYGLFGQVRTARQVFDGIRNPDIASCKVMIRWYFMNNSYEVVIAFYKFMQRRFFVVDNIVFSIVLKACSKLKDFGEGRKLHCYIVQMGKPDSFVLTGLVDMYAKCGEVDTSRRVFERIWDRNVVCWTSMILGFVQNNYLREGLLLFNRMRDCSVEANAYTLGIIVTACARLGALHQGKWVHGNVIKNGILVTSYLFTSLLDMYVKCGAVKDACVVLDEICVIDVISWTTMITGYAQNGDADEALHLFTDKKWGGVRPNSVTLSSVLSACGQAGNVLLGSSVHSLGVKLGQDDLYVMNALVDMCAKCRRIKDAVDLFESMVGKDVVSWNSIISGYSHNGYLYEALRLYNQMRTDCFRPDPVTVVAVLSASASFGDIRFCSSIHAYSIKEGFLAFNKVYVGTALLNLYAKCGDAESGRTVFDEMVEWNTVMWSAMIGVIGGYGKQGALSKCLELFNDMVKENVEPTDIIFTTVISACSHTGMITEGWSYFDQMCRVYNFIPSTQHYVCMVDLLARFGNLGEAWEFIEGMSVQPDCGILGSFLHGCSTHERFDLGDLAVRKMIELYPDDAGHYMLMANLDASRGRWDQSIQSSDEEKGIEEGGRICSYRL, encoded by the coding sequence ATGAAGAAATTAGCTTTTGCCCACTTCAAAGTTGCGACCTTTACTTCTTCAGCATCccacaatcaacaactcaagtCCCTCCTATTAATTTCGGCAAACCCTTTCTACCGCCTCTTAAATCGCTGCAAGACTCTGTCTCTGTTTCAACAGACTCACGCCCTTTTGATTGTCAATGGAGAGTCGGTGGACCCTTTATTGAACAGCAAGTTAATCGGTTTGTACGGATTATTTGGGCAGGTGAGGACTGCCCGCCAGGTGTTCGACGGAATTCGTAACCCGGATATCGCTTCATGTAAAGTGATGATAAGATGGTATTTTATGAATAATTCATACGAAGTGGTCATTGCATTCTATAAGTTTATGCAGAGGAGATTCTTTGTTGTTGATAACATTGTGTTCTCGATTGTGTTGAAGGCGTGTAGTAAGCTGAAGGATTTTGGTGAAGGGAGAAAGCTGCACTGTTACATTGTTCAAATGGGGAAACCGGATAGCTTTGTGTTGACTGGGCTTGTTGACATGTATGCAAAGTGTGGCGAAGTCGACACTTCTCGTAGGGTTTTTGAGAGGATTTGGGACCGGAATGTGGTGTGTTGGACATCAATGATTTTGGGCTTTGTGCAGAATAATTACTTGAGGGAAGGGTTGCTACTGTTTAACCGAATGAGGGATTGCTCGGTGGAAGCAAATGCTTACACTTTAGGGATTATAGTCACAGCGTGTGCAAGATTAGGGGCTTTGCACCAAGGCAAATGGGTGCACGGAAATGTGATTAAAAATGGGATCTTGGTGACTTCCTACCTGTTTACTTCCCTTCTTGATATGTATGTGAAATGTGGGGCTGTCAAGGATGCTTGTGTCGTTCTTGATGAGATTTGTGTCATTGATGTTATTTCGTGGACAACAATGATCACGGGATATGCCCAAAACGGGGATGCTGATGAAGCCTTGCATTTGTTCACCGACAAGAAATGGGGAGGTGTTCGTCCTAATTCGGTTACCTTATCGAGTGTGCTCTCAGCTTGTGGGCAGGCAGGCAATGTCTTGTTGGGTTCATCGGTTCACAGTTTAGGGGTCAAACTAGGACAGGATGATTTATATGTCATGAATGCTCTAGTTGACATGTGTGCAAAGTGTCGTAGGATAAAGGATGCTGTTGATCTGTTTGAGTCTATGGTAGGAAAGGATGTCGTTTCTTGGAACTCAATCATTAGTGGTTATTCTCACAACGGGTACTTGTATGAAGCCCTGAGGTTGTACAATCAAATGAGAACAGATTGCTTTAGGCCTGATCCAGTAACCGTGGTGGCAGTCCTATCTGCTTCCGCTAGCTTTGGAGACATCCGATTTTGCTCTTCCATACATGCTTACTCGATAAAAGAAGGCTTCTTGGCATTCAACAAAGTATATGTTGGCACTGCACTTCTAAATCTGTACGCCAAATGTGGCGATGCAGAGTCTGGTCGCACAGTATTTGACGAGATGGTGGAGTGGAACACAGTCATGTGGAGCGCCATGATTGGTGTGATTGGTGGGTACGGAAAGCAGGGCGCTTTGAGCAAGTGTCTCGAGCTTTTCAACGACATGGTTAAGGAGAATGTTGAGCCAACTGATATAATATTCACGACAGTGATATCTGCCTGCAGCCATACCGGGATGATCACAGAGGGCTGGAGTTACTTTGATCAAATGTGCCGCGTATACAACTTTATCCCCTCTACACAACACTATGTATGCATGGTGGATTTGTTGGCCCGGTTTGGGAACCTGGGGGAAGCTTGGGAGTTCATTGAGGGAATGTCGGTGCAGCCTGATTGCGGTATTCTTGGATCTTTTCTTCACGGATGCAGTACCCATGAAAGGTTTGATCTTGGGGACTTGGCTGTGAGAAAGATGATCGAGCTTTATCCAGACGACGCAGGGCATTATATGCTTATGGCGAACTTAGATGCTTCGAGAGGTAGATGGGATCAGTCAATACAAAGCTCTGATGAAGAGAAGGGGATTGAGGAAGGAGGTCGGATTTGCTCGTATAGACTCTAG